Part of the Bacillus andreraoultii genome is shown below.
CAAACCAGCTTTTTTTAGACGAAACTATTGTCTTCCTCGATCGGTTGTACGTATTTTTCTTTTACTTATGCTCTTTTTTAAAATGTTGTTGTATTGCTTTTGAAGCGGAAAGTTCATATTGTTGAGGCAAGATGAGTGCTCCCGTGGCAAGCGTTCGCCTTAGTGAGTAACAACAAAGTTAAGGAAAAAATTCATTTCTTTTACTTCAAATTAGACAGTATCTGGTAAATACGGTAAAATTTTAAAAAGGCATCTGTTTGTAGGGAAATAACTATGCAAGAAAACATATGATTTATATAAAAAATCATTTACTTAAAGCAAATTTTTACAATGTATACATAATTGAACACCTGAATCTAAAAAGAGATTGGTGCGAAACTGGAGGTATTCAAAATGAACGAAGAACAAAATATGATTGTTCCCCTCCTACCGCTTCGGGGATTACTTGTTTTCCCGACAATGGTACTTCATCTTGATGTAGGTCGAGATAAATCTGTACAAGCCTTAGAAAAGGCAATGATGAATGACCATTTAATTTTTTTAACAACGCAAAAAGATACAACGATTGATGAGCCGACTGAGGAAGATATCTATGAAATAGGTACGTTAACAAAAGTGAAACAGATGCTAAAACTTCCAAACGGGACTATTCGCGTACTAGTTGAAGGCTTAAAGCGGGGGAGAATTGAAGAATTTGACCAAACGGAAGAATATTTTTCAGTAAAGATTTCCACTTTTGAAAATGAAACACATAGTGATGTTGAAGAAGAAGCGCTTATGCGAATGATTCTTGATTTATTTGAACAATACATAAAAATGTCAAAAAAAATCTCTGCCGAAACATATGCGACCGTGCAAGATATTGAAGAACCTGGTCGACTTGCCGATATTATTGCTTCTCATTTACCATTGAAGCTAAAAGAGAAACAGGAACTTTTAGAAATGGTTGATGTAAAAGAACGAATGAATGCAATTATAACAATATTAAATAATGAAAAAGAAGTTCTTCAATTAGAAAAGAAAATTGGTCAACGTGTGAAACAGTCAATGGAACGGACGCAAAAGGAATATTATTTGCGTGAACAAATGAAAGCTATTCAAAAAGAGCTTGGGGATAAGGAAGGCAAATCAGGGGAAATCGAAACATTAACGGAAAAAATTGAACAAGCTGGTATGCCTGCACATGTGTATGAAGCAGCAATGAAAGAGTTAAACCGCTATGAAAAAATCCCAAGTACATCTGCAGAAAGTGCTGTCATTCGTAATTATCTTGATTGGTTAATCGCATTACCTTGGTCAAAAGAAACGAAAGACGACATGAATATTAAAAAAGCAGAACGAATTCTTAATGAAGATCATTATGGCTTAGAGAAGGTTAAAGAGCGAGTATTAGAATATTTAGCTGTGCAAAAACTAACGAACTCATTAAAAGGTCCGATTCTTTGTCTTGTCGGTCCTCCAGGAGTGGGTAAAACAAGTCTTGCAAGATCAGTTGCCCGTTCTTTAAATCGTAAATTTGTCCGTGTCTCATTAGGTGGTGTTCGTGATGAATCAGAAATACGGGGACACCGTCGAACATATGTCGGCGCAATGCCAGGAAGAATCATTCAAGGGATGCGTAAAGCTGGTACAATTAATCCTGTTTTCTTATTAGATGAAATTGATAAGATGTCAAATGATTTTCGTGGTGATCCTTCAGCTGCCATGCTTGAAGTTTTAGACCCAGAACAAAATAAAAATTTCAGTGATCATTATATTGAAGAAACATATGACCTTTCAAAAGTCATGTTTATTGCAACAGCGAACGATTTAAGTACGATTCCAAATCCATTGCGTGATCGGATGGAAATCATCACAATCGCAGGCTATACCGAAATAGAAAAATTACATATCGCAAAAGATTATCTTATTAATAAGCAATTGAAAGATCATGGGTTGCAAAAGCAGCAGTTACAAATTCGCGATGAGGCACTCACTTCAGTTATTCGTTATTATACACGAGAAGCTGGTGTCCGTGGTTTAGAAAGACAAATTGCGAAAATCTGTAGAAAAACGGCTAGAATTATAACGTCTGAAGAAAAGAAACGTGTGATCGTTACGGATAAAAATATTGAAGATTTACTCGGTAAAAAGGTTTTCCACTATGGTCAAGCGGAAACAGAAGATCAAATTGGTGTTGCTACAGGGCTTGCTTATACTGCTTTTGGTGGCGATACTCTTCAAATCGAAGTTGTTTTTGCTCCAGGGAAAGGGAAACTTGTTTTAACAGGGAAACTAGGAGATGTAATGAAAGAGTCGGCTCAAGCTGCATTTAGTTATATTCGATCGTCGGCAGAAAAATTAGGGATTGACCCGATGTTCCATGAAAAGTATGATATTCATATCCATGTACCAGAAGGAGCGGTTCCGAAAGATGGTCCTTCTGCAGGAGTCACAATGACAACAGCCCTTGTATCGGCTCTTTCGGGTAAACCTGTCAAACGTGAAGTAGGAATGACTGGAGAAGTGACGTTACGAGGAAGAGTACTCCCAATTGGTGGATTAAAAGAAAAAACATTAAGTGCGCATCGGGCTGGTTTAACGACCATTATCATGCCGAAAGATAACGAACGTGACTTAGATGATATACCTGAATCAGTTCGGGAAGAATTAACCTTCATCCCCGTTACCCATGTCGATGAAGTGTTGAAAAATGCAATAGTAGGTGAAATTCGTGAAAATTAAAAGTGCCGATATCGAAATTAGTGCTGTAGCTCCGGCACAATATCCAAGTAGTCGTTTGCCAGAAATCGCTTTGGCGGGGCGTTCAAACGTTGGAAAGTCGTCGTTTATTAATAAGATGCTAGGTAGAAAAAGTTTAGCAAGAACATCATCCAAACCTGGTAAGACGCAAACATTAAATTTTTATAAAATAAATGAGGAGTTTTACTTCGTTGATGTACCTGGTTATGGCTATGCGAAAGTTTCAAAAAAAGAGCGTGAAAAATGGGGCGGCATGATTGAAACTTATTTAACGAAGCGTGAAGAGTTAAAATGCGTTGTTTCAATTGTCGATTTTCGTCATCCGCCAACAAATGACGATATCACGATGTACCAGTTTTTAAAACATTATAGAATCCCAGTTGTTATTATAGCAACGAAGGCTGACAAAATTCCTCGAGGCAAATGGCAAAAGCATTTGAAAATAGTCAAAGATACATTGCAAGTCGAAAAAGAGGATACGGTCATCATGTTTTCCTCAGAAACAGGCTTAGGAAAAGAAGAAGCTTGGAAAGTTTTACAAAGTTATATTTACGAAGATGTGAATATCAATAAAGAAAATAAATAAGACAATATATATGTCAAGGTGTACTTGATATGACAAAAAGGACTGCCCAGTTATTACGAATTGCTAACATACTGGATAGTCCTTTTTTAGTCGATGGAAATATGTAAATATTCTAAATTCAAATTTCCGTGTGCGCTAATCCCACAAGGAAGGCGTAAGCAGCATTATATCAAAGCCGAAAAACTCTCTTTTCATTCGGCGAACTCTAGTCTCTTTCGTTTCCTGAAGGATCTAGCGTCGTTTAAGTTTTCTTTATAAATGAACTATTTTCTTTTAAAAATAAATACATAAACCCCGATAATCATTAAGGCGATAGGCCAAATGGATTCGAATTTACGAACTTCCTCAGTTGATAGTTTGAGCCATGAAAATAAATTTGTATGGAAGAGTTGTATGACTGCAAGAAATAAAAATAGCCAGCTGTAGAATTTCCCACTTTTTATTTTTTTTGCTATAAGAAAAAAACCTAATGCAATAAATAATAAGGTTACACCAACATGATCGAGTTGAATCTCCCATTGTTGAACGAGATGGAAGTGGATTCCTAACCCAACAAATAATATGCCTGGTATAATTATAGGGAAATCATTAGCTAAATAGGCTTGAATGAGTAAAGCTAGTCCAATAATTAGAAGAATTGTCGGCCATGTGAACAGTTGAAAACCGACTTCTATTGGAAGTTTTTGCAAAAAGAAGTATAAACCAATACCAACTAAGAAGATACTAGGGAAAATTTGTTTTTTCATTGTAACCCCTCATTTATTTTAATCTCATTTTGTTCTATGTAAGAAATTGTGTCTTTTTTTTAAAACTTGCATTGAGAAAGCCATTTCGAAGCGATTTTCTAGATTGTATTAATTTTAAAATAATATATTTTATTATATAATATGAAGTGATGTTATGGAATCTGTCTATTTTCATGGTAACATAAATAAATGTAAATGAGTGACCTTTATTCTGGCACGAACAATCAAGCATTGTTTATTTATTATTGAATCTGATGAGACAATGCAAAATCTATGATGGATTTTTGGAGGTATTATACATGCACATAATCGTTGTTGGACTTAATTATAAAACAGCACCTGTGGAAATCCGGGAACGTCTTTCATTCCAAGAAGCTGAAATAGGTACAGCTATGGAAGTGTTAAAAACTAAAAAAAGTATATTAGAAAATGTAATTGTATCTACTTGTAACCGGACGGAAATTTATGCGGTTGTTGATCAACTACATACAGGCCGATATTATATAAAGGAATTTTTAGCCCAATGGTTTAACATCGGTCGAGAGGAATTTGAAGATTATCTTTTTATATATGAAAATCAATTAGCCATAAAACATTTATTCCATGTTACATGTGGGTTAGATTCGATGGTTATTGGGGAAACACAAATAATTGGTCAAGTTCGTTCTAGCTTTCTTCTTGCACAACAATTGAATACGATTGGAACAGTTTTTAACCAATTATTTAAACAGGCGGTCACTGTCGCGAAAAAGGCCCATACCGAAACAGATATTTCATCAAATGCCGTTTCCGTTAGTTATGCGGCTGTTGAATTGGCGAAAAAAATCTTCGGCAACTTAAGTGGGAAACATGTGTTAATTATTGGTGCTGGAAAGATGGGGAAATTAGCTATCCAAAATTTACAAGGAAGTGGCGCTAGTACGATTTCAGTTGTGAATCGAACATTGGAACATGCTCGGCAACTTGCGAGTGAATTTAGTGGGAACGGCTATTCACTAGACTCTTTACCAAGTTGTTTACTTCAAGCGGATATTGTCATTAGTTCTACAGGCGCGAATCGCTACGTCATTACAAAGGAAATGATGGAATCTGTGAATAAACAGCGTAAAGGCAAACCATTGTTATTTGTTGATATTGCTGTACCGCGCGATATTGATCCAGCAGTTAACGAGTATGAGTCGATTTTTCTTTACGATATTGATGACTTAAAAGATGTCGTTGAAGCGAATTTACAAGAAAGAGAACGAGCAGCAGAGATGATCCAATTGTTTATTCGTGAAGAAATGGCACTATTTCAAGAGTGGTTAAATACGCTCGGTGTTGTTCCATTAATTTCGTCATTACGTGAAAAAGCACTCAATATTCAAGCAGATGTGATGAAGAGCTTGGAACGAAAGCTACCAGATTTAACAGAACGAGAGCGGAAAATAGTTGGTAAACATATGAAAAGTATAATTAATCAGATGTTGAAAGACCCGATTTTACAAATTAAAGAATTAGCGGCAAGCCCAAGTGGAGATGAAGCTTTACATTATTTTGA
Proteins encoded:
- the yihA gene encoding ribosome biogenesis GTP-binding protein YihA/YsxC, which gives rise to MKIKSADIEISAVAPAQYPSSRLPEIALAGRSNVGKSSFINKMLGRKSLARTSSKPGKTQTLNFYKINEEFYFVDVPGYGYAKVSKKEREKWGGMIETYLTKREELKCVVSIVDFRHPPTNDDITMYQFLKHYRIPVVIIATKADKIPRGKWQKHLKIVKDTLQVEKEDTVIMFSSETGLGKEEAWKVLQSYIYEDVNINKENK
- a CDS encoding LiaI-LiaF-like domain-containing protein; this translates as MKKQIFPSIFLVGIGLYFFLQKLPIEVGFQLFTWPTILLIIGLALLIQAYLANDFPIIIPGILFVGLGIHFHLVQQWEIQLDHVGVTLLFIALGFFLIAKKIKSGKFYSWLFLFLAVIQLFHTNLFSWLKLSTEEVRKFESIWPIALMIIGVYVFIFKRK
- the lon gene encoding endopeptidase La, which produces MNEEQNMIVPLLPLRGLLVFPTMVLHLDVGRDKSVQALEKAMMNDHLIFLTTQKDTTIDEPTEEDIYEIGTLTKVKQMLKLPNGTIRVLVEGLKRGRIEEFDQTEEYFSVKISTFENETHSDVEEEALMRMILDLFEQYIKMSKKISAETYATVQDIEEPGRLADIIASHLPLKLKEKQELLEMVDVKERMNAIITILNNEKEVLQLEKKIGQRVKQSMERTQKEYYLREQMKAIQKELGDKEGKSGEIETLTEKIEQAGMPAHVYEAAMKELNRYEKIPSTSAESAVIRNYLDWLIALPWSKETKDDMNIKKAERILNEDHYGLEKVKERVLEYLAVQKLTNSLKGPILCLVGPPGVGKTSLARSVARSLNRKFVRVSLGGVRDESEIRGHRRTYVGAMPGRIIQGMRKAGTINPVFLLDEIDKMSNDFRGDPSAAMLEVLDPEQNKNFSDHYIEETYDLSKVMFIATANDLSTIPNPLRDRMEIITIAGYTEIEKLHIAKDYLINKQLKDHGLQKQQLQIRDEALTSVIRYYTREAGVRGLERQIAKICRKTARIITSEEKKRVIVTDKNIEDLLGKKVFHYGQAETEDQIGVATGLAYTAFGGDTLQIEVVFAPGKGKLVLTGKLGDVMKESAQAAFSYIRSSAEKLGIDPMFHEKYDIHIHVPEGAVPKDGPSAGVTMTTALVSALSGKPVKREVGMTGEVTLRGRVLPIGGLKEKTLSAHRAGLTTIIMPKDNERDLDDIPESVREELTFIPVTHVDEVLKNAIVGEIREN
- the hemA gene encoding glutamyl-tRNA reductase, which codes for MHIIVVGLNYKTAPVEIRERLSFQEAEIGTAMEVLKTKKSILENVIVSTCNRTEIYAVVDQLHTGRYYIKEFLAQWFNIGREEFEDYLFIYENQLAIKHLFHVTCGLDSMVIGETQIIGQVRSSFLLAQQLNTIGTVFNQLFKQAVTVAKKAHTETDISSNAVSVSYAAVELAKKIFGNLSGKHVLIIGAGKMGKLAIQNLQGSGASTISVVNRTLEHARQLASEFSGNGYSLDSLPSCLLQADIVISSTGANRYVITKEMMESVNKQRKGKPLLFVDIAVPRDIDPAVNEYESIFLYDIDDLKDVVEANLQERERAAEMIQLFIREEMALFQEWLNTLGVVPLISSLREKALNIQADVMKSLERKLPDLTERERKIVGKHMKSIINQMLKDPILQIKELAASPSGDEALHYFEQIFALTEQVSQKKTNREKKQVENSLRTVPSYMND